The window CAGCCGGTCCTCGCCCGCAGCCTTGCCCACCGACGTCACCCAGCCGAGCACCGAACGGGCCGGGATGTACTCACCGAACGGCACCAGACGCATCTTGTCGTAGCGGTCCCCGGTCGGGCCGTCCGGCCCCACCAGCACCGCGCTCTTGAATATCCCCGTCCGGCCCGACGTGCCGGTGTGCCGGGCATCCTCGTTCACCAGCACATCCGCGCCGACCTCGCGCGAGAGTTTCGCGATCCGCGCGGTCAGGTCCGTCCGACGGGACAGATCCTGGCCGACACTGCTCTCGCCCCACACCACCAGATCGACGTCGCGGCCCGCCAGTGTGCGGGTCAGCTGCTCGCTGCGCGCGAAGCGGAGCGCCACGCTGTTCGGCCCCGAAACGACCCCCGGTTGCACGACGCCGATCCGGGCCACGCCCGACTGCTCCGGCTGCGGCGCCCACGTCCATATCGCGCCCACGGCCAGCGCGCACACCACGATGGCGACCGCCGCGGCCGCCCGTGCGCCGGGTGTCAGGAGCAGCAGGGTGACCGCGGTGTTCACCGCCACCACCAGAAGACTCACCAGCCACACGGCGCCGACCGATGCCACCCGGAGCGCCGCGGGCACCTGCCACTGGCTCGCACCGAGGAGTCCCCAGGGACCGCCGAGACCCTCCCAGGAGCGGGCCAGTTCGATGATCAGCCAGCCGGAAGGCACCACCATCACGGCAGCCGCGGCCGTCGCGACGGACGGGGCGCCACCGAGCATCCTTGACACCAGCAGGCCCCAGGGCGCCCACAGCAGACCTAGCAGCGCGGCGAGAACGACGATGAACACATGCAGGCTCGGCATCAGCCATTGGTGCACGGCGAGCAGGTAGCCCGTCCCGCCGAGCCAGCCGTCGAGCGCCGCCCGGCGCGCGGTACCGGCCGAGCGGATCAGCAGCAGCCAGGGCACCAGCGCGACATACGCGAACCACCACAGCGACGGGGCCGGGAAGGCGAGCGCGGGCAGTGCCCCGGCGAGCAGCGCTCCACCGCCGCGCCACCAGGGTGACCGGAGCATCCGCTCCCGCTGCTCACGCCGACCGACCGGAATCCGCATACCGCGCCTCCTCGACCTGACCGGTGAGCAGTGGTGCCCTTCTCCTTACCCAGTGTGGGGGGAGCGGAACGGGTGCGGCCAGGGCGGATGTGAGCCTGCGCGGCTCAGCTCGGGGCAAGGGAGCCGGAGAGGCTGCGCCACTTCTCGTGGACGGTCACGGTACGGATCCGCCAGCCGACGTCCGTACGCAGAAGTCCGAAGGCGTACCGGCCGCCGGAGGCGAAGTTCGGTGCGGTGGTGTCGGGGGCTGCGGCGCCGCCGTCCTGCGCACCCTCCAGCCGCATGGGGTTCAGGTAGTCGGCCCGTACGTCGGCGCGGTCACCGGGGTAGCCGCCCAGGTCCTGGAGGTCGAGCCGGCGGTTGACGATCAGGTGCTGGCGCACGGGGAAGAGCCGCATAGTCTCCGCGAGCCAGTGCGCGACCTCGGCGGCGGGCCCCTCGACACCTCCCGCGCTGCGATAGTCGGCGCGGCCGTCCGGGGTGAACAGGTCCCGGTAGTCCTGCCAGGAGCCGTCGTCCACCGCCACCGCATAGCCGGTGATCACTGCGTCGATGGACAGCTGG is drawn from Streptomyces sp. NBC_01717 and contains these coding sequences:
- the lnt gene encoding apolipoprotein N-acyltransferase, giving the protein MRIPVGRREQRERMLRSPWWRGGGALLAGALPALAFPAPSLWWFAYVALVPWLLLIRSAGTARRAALDGWLGGTGYLLAVHQWLMPSLHVFIVVLAALLGLLWAPWGLLVSRMLGGAPSVATAAAAVMVVPSGWLIIELARSWEGLGGPWGLLGASQWQVPAALRVASVGAVWLVSLLVVAVNTAVTLLLLTPGARAAAAVAIVVCALAVGAIWTWAPQPEQSGVARIGVVQPGVVSGPNSVALRFARSEQLTRTLAGRDVDLVVWGESSVGQDLSRRTDLTARIAKLSREVGADVLVNEDARHTGTSGRTGIFKSAVLVGPDGPTGDRYDKMRLVPFGEYIPARSVLGWVTSVGKAAGEDRLRGTRQVVMSVPEPPRTDGFTGSPTEVRSPEHTLRIGPLVCFESAFPDMSRRLTRDGAQLLIAQSSTATFQHTWAPEQHASLGALRAAENGRPMVHATLTGISTAYGPQGRRVGTPLGTDTSGAAVFDVPLASGSTLYVRLGDWPVYGALAVLAAFCAYEGSRSLRRRNPVERVGAVGPKAGVRGP
- a CDS encoding nuclear transport factor 2 family protein, which codes for MTQRVALATVMDQLSIDAVITGYAVAVDDGSWQDYRDLFTPDGRADYRSAGGVEGPAAEVAHWLAETMRLFPVRQHLIVNRRLDLQDLGGYPGDRADVRADYLNPMRLEGAQDGGAAAPDTTAPNFASGGRYAFGLLRTDVGWRIRTVTVHEKWRSLSGSLAPS